The DNA window CCTCTGTGGGTCACTTAAAGAGGGTGCTGGGCTGGTTCTCCCAAGGGTCCCTGTGGGTCTGGTATCTGCCGTTCTATATCTGTCTATGCAACTGCTCCAGGATGAATGAGCAGAAGCTGCCATTTTTTCTAAAAACCATACTTTGACATTCTTGGCGGAATTCACTTCCCATGAACATATTAAATGGTTTCAGAGTTAATCACATGGTTATAGCTGTCACAGGACAATGGCTCTCAAATGGTGGCCCCCAGATAGCAGCAGCAACATTGTCTTGGGATTCGTTAGAGATGCCAGTTCTTGGCCTCACGCTAGAACTACCAAATTATAATCTCTGGGGACAGAATGCAGTAATCTGTATTCTCACAAGCTCTCTAGAAGAATCTGGTGCACGCTGAAATTTGAGAACTACTGTTGAAGGAGATCATTTGTCAGGAGGCCAGACCAGAACTACTAAAACAGCGTTTGTATCAGATGTTAATTTGGATCCCAGTATGGCATTTCTgggttaataaaatgaaaaaaaactttaataaaaatggaatatttgaggaggttgaaaagcaaacaaacaaaacaccacaaaatggaaaattttaggaggtaggaaaacaaaacaaactaaacaaataaaacacacaaaaaaatggaaaatttcactTCACTTATAACCTTTTTATGTCAGCTAAAGAGTTGAGTTTGGTTCAAAGAACCAATAATGAATGACAATTAGTTTTAATAGGGAATGATGTCTAGACCTGCCTTTGAGAAGTTTAACTCCGCTGGCTCTTTAGGAGATAGCATGATGCGTGGTGGAAGCTGGATGCAGGGTAGGGACATGAGAAATTCTGGTTCCGGTCCAGATGAACCAAGGGAGTGGGGGTAGGTGTGGGGGGCAGAAGTTCCTCCATTTCTGTCTCCAAAACACCTCTTTGGGCTCATTTCTGTCATGCACTCTTGCATACCCTGTGCTAGCATTCTAGGCTGCTCACTCCTCCATTGCATAATTGATGTCCTTCTCTtttcccagaaataaactcttaggCATCCTTCGAGATCCAAGTCTATTTTCCCTGTCTTTGTGGTTCCTTCCTcacttcttccccttctctgagTTCTTTGCTCTGTCTTCTGTATTCCCACAGCACTGGTTCATATATTTGCTATAGACAGATGCATCAATGTTCAAATGTTATTCGTCTGTTCAGGTGGTtactttttctattaaattttgagCTCTTTGAGAATAGGGACaatatccatttgtttatttattaaacgAATCTTTTTTAAGCTCCTAGTTTGTGCCAGCAACTGTTTGACAGAATAGGGAAAGTCTGCTATGtggaagagggagatagagaaataGGTAACAGAGTCACagttaaaatgtattatgatGGCGAGAAAACTAAAGCAAGATAAGGAAGATGGGAATTGCTATTTTATGTAGTCAGGTAAGAtctcacttcaaaaaaaaaaaaggaaccagaggCACGAGGCACATGgacggctcagtggttaagtggctgactcttgagtttggcttgggtcatgatctcagggtactgggatcaattGCCTAGCTGCCTTTAATagagagtctgtttgggattctctctcactctcttcctatgcccaccctccccaccccccaaaataaataaataaatcttaaaagaaaaggagatgtCTCGTGGCACTATTGGtcgggcatctgactcttggtttcagctcaggtcatgatctcaaggtcatgagatcaagccccgcatcgggctctatcagcagggagtctgcttggggttctctctctctgcccctccccctgctctccctctctctaaaaataaataaataaatttttaaaaaattaaaaagaaaaaagaaccaaacctTGCAAACCTGCAAACAAAAAAGCTCACAGTTTTGCCTAATGGAATATGATATacacaacaaaaagagaaaggtctcacttaaaaagatgacatttgagcaaagacctgaaggaggtgaAGGAGTGAGCTTTTTGGATATGTAGGAGGAGAAGAGTTCcaggaaaagaaacagcaagtgcaatGACCGTGGAGGGAGAGTAGGATTGGTCTGTTTAAGGAATGAACATGGAAGAGAGCAGTGGTGGGGAGATCAGAGAAGCAGTGGGGAAGTACGTCATGAAAGGACTGGTAGGATTGTTAGGATTTAGCCATTACTCTGAGTGACAGGGAAGTCACTGGCAATTTTGGCTATGTCATAATCTGGTTTATGTTTTAAACATATCATTTGGCTGCTCTAATGAGAATAAACCACAAAGAGTAGGGGTGAAGCAAGGAGTATGATGAGGAGACTgttataatgataaaaacaaaagatggtggcagtggtggagGTGATGAGAAGTGGTGATTCTGGATTTACTTTGAAGGTATTAAGATTTGCTGTTCGACTAGATATGGGATATGAAAGAGAAGAATCGAGAGCCTTGAAAAAAGGAAGCCCATTTACACGCTTGGTAGGAGTATAAATCAGTATGGCCTTTGTAGgaaacaggatggaggttccccccaaaattaaaaatagagctcccaTATAGAGGATCAGCAATCCCACTTGTGACtacatatccaaaggaaatgaaaacggAATCTTAAAGAGGTATCTGCACTCCCAAGTTTATCACAGTGCCCATCACAAAGCCAGGATAGGGAAGCACCCTAAGTGTTCATGAAGGGataaagatgaagggataaagaaaatatggtgcgtgtatatacatataattgaatattattcagccttagaaaaggggatcctgccatttgtgacctAATGGGTGAAACTGGAGGATATTGTGCTAAATGAGataaaccagacacagaaagacaaatactgcattatctcacttgtatgtggaattatGAAACATTGAGCTCTCAGAATCAGAACAGAATAGAAGAGTGGTCACCAGGGGCTGATGGTTGGGGGGAAATGGGGAGCTGTTGGTCAAAGGAACAAAGAtttagttataagatgaataagttctggagatctaatataCAGTATGGTGActctagttaataatactgtattactgaattattaaatattttattgaatttcatactattgaaatttgctaaaaggaTAGATCTTTAGTGTTCTCAgttcaaaaataaatgtgttgatgtgtgatgatggatatgttaattaccatggttatggtaatcatttcaccatatatatatatatatacatatacatatacatatatataactttttccTCTCACATTCCCCTACATGTTTTTATAGAATTTTGTATGTTTACTGTAGAATTCATGTTTCGATAGTTTTAAGAGAACACAAAATTATGTACATTTCCTGActtatattattctttcttttttcctccgtGGCAATCTCCATCTCCTAAAATACCCTCAAAAATCCCTGATAAACCCATGCACAAGTACTCTGTTACCTCCACATCCATGATTCTATAGAAGGTGACCCTAGAAGAGAAGGTTTCTGATGAAGACTTTGTCCCTTCTTAGCTATTCAAGATTGTTTGAAGAGATACTTTTTCCTAGGCTGTGCTTTCCATGCAAAATCAAGAATTTGCCAATTGCAAACAGCTGACAAACCATGTGTTTACTATAAAGGGAGGGCCTAGGAGAACTTGGCATAACGGAGAACATCTGTCACATTATGGAAATTAACTTTACACTTCCAAAGCAAAGTTTCATACAAGCCACTTCATTTGAAATCTCTGTTGAAGAAAAATCTCCAGTTTGGCCAAGATACTCACGCAAGAGAATTTTTGGAATTATCAGATAATTTATTGTACTGGTCTAGTCTGAACTGAGGGATAAACACTTGCACATGCCTGTCTCTTAATTAGTGTGTGTCACTCTTCGACTCTAATGGACTAACGATCATAGGATTATCCTTTAATAATGATTAAAgtgagaacaaagagaagaacAGCACAGATACTTTTAAGCCAAAATGGCACAGAGTATGGGGGCTGGTCATGGCTGAGGGTACGAGTCCTCAGTGGCTTGATGATCCGCTCTCTCTGGGTCAGGATGGCTCTCCGGGCCCCAGCCCACTTCCCTGGCCCCTGCAGGCGGTACTGGTAAGGCGTGCATGGTCCAAAGAAAATGTCCTTAGCCAGTTTAGGATCCCACAGGAAGAGCGAGAGCAGGTTGGGTTTCACTCCTATCTCAGAGGCAATTTCATCCATGTAATCCACGTACTGCACTCTGCATGTGTCACGAGGATTATTCAGGAATCTgaaatcagaagggaaaaaaaaattaaaaacctcaagTCCGATGACAACTCCCATGCCTCCAAGCACAATTTCCTCTAAACATCAGTGGATCTTGTATGAGGGATAATCTATGGGGAAAAGAATTAATGGCTATTGATAATTTCTTGGTGGTTTCTAACAAAATAGTCAGTCACACACTGTATGTTTCACTCTCAAATCCTTCCAAAGGTCTTGGATAGTGATAGGTGGGTTTCAGGAGATTTTTGTCATATTAATGATATTCTTTCCTGAAATCTTCTGTACTTTGGCCATGCATTTGATTATCATTCAGGATATAATCTCCTTTTGGTAAATTGGTGGGAAATATGAATTGTACAGGCCAGTTATTTAGGTATGTGTGACctaattaatttgatttttggtATTGCTGAAATGCAATCCCTGGCTGACCTTCTTAAACCAGCTACTGCATAAGTGAGTATTTTTAGGATGAACCCTTGATCAAAGAGAACAAGCTGTGACTCTCACACGATGGATTCTCAACaggtatttgttttttagaaatttatttccaaCCCCAAAGGTTGAGAATAATTTTCTATTAAGAAGATTTGGTACAACCTCCGAGCCTCTGACTTCATGTCAGAATTTTAATTGGATTCTGTAATGATTTGCCAACTCATTTCTCACATTGATTTATCTTTCCAACTCCTTAGAAGAGTGAACAACCCTTCATTTCATCTTACATTTTTATACACTTTGCACCTCTAAGGCTATGCTATGACATAAATTTATAATTGTATGCTTATCCAGCATTACATGAATTTTAAACACAATTCTAAAGTTTCTGTGTTGAATTATTCTGTATCCATTCTTCCCACAAATATTCCATACATTTATATTATGcttaagaagaaatgaagaagttGATAATTTGAGATCTCATCTAGGCAAAGAGACTCAGGTTCtatgatgagaaaaatataaagaaaaaaagattaaaaaaaagaaaaatataaagaatgcttGATAGGCAAGCAATTCCACCTAacactcattctttcttcctttctttcttcctttctttctttccgtctttctttctttctttctttctttctttctttctttctttctttctttctttctcttctttcagattttatttatttattcatgagagacacagaaagaggcagagacacaggcagagggagaagcaggctccctgcaagagcccgatgcgggactctatccagggactccaggatcatgccctgagcctgaggcagaggctcaactgcccaggcatcccacccACCTAAACACTTTCAATTGACTTTCACTAAGAAGCAAGTTTCTtactctttttcaattttttctctcttctttcttatgTCATCCATCATGCCACTCACCGAAGGTAATTTGTTCAATCCTAGGAAAGAAAGATGATGAGgttccaaaagaaatgaataccCTGAGTAGAGTCAGTTTGGTAGAGAACACCATGAGTGAGGTAGCACAAGAGTGGGGGAGAGATCCAGGAGTTATTCTGGAATGCCCTCCACTCATTGTTTTATTGGGTGCACATGCCTTACGGATGCAAAAGCATGTCCTCTGATGAGTTTGCATCTTGACTAGCAGACCTCAAAGCCCACAAAAAAGGATGGACTGAAAGGAGTCATACTCTAACTGACAAGATACAAAATAGTGTGTGTGTAGTCCCATTACCCATTCATTCTGGCTgacctttaaagattttatttatttattcatgagagacacagagagagaggcagagacataggcagagggagaagcaggctccccgcagggagcctgatgagggacttgatgtTCCAGGAActttttaaaggagaaacaaataaatgagcagaATCATTATAATGTGATTAACATAATTTCATAAAggtagggctttttttttttaagattttgtttttaagcacaCTCTACATCCaacctcaaactcacaaccctgagaccaagagccaGGCCTCCCATAAAGGTAGgttttaaatctgttttcatCAATTCATTCTCAACCTTAGAATTAATGATAGGAgacatcaggcagagggagaagcaggtataggacttgatctcgggaccccaggatcatgccctgagccaaaggcagatgctcatcaactgagccacccaggtgtcccaaatattcccatttttataagtgagaaaattATGGAGGTCAGGGAATGTGACAAGATCATGCAGTCAGTACATGGAGGAGCTTGGTTTTAATCCCGGGTTTATCAAAGCTCCTGCTCTTTTAATTGTGCTGTCGTGTTCCTCTGGTTATTCTGTGATTCTGTCATAGTTCTCATAATTCACATAATTTACAATTCATAATTCTGTGACTCTgcctgtcttctttttattttgaacatgaGAGACAGGCAAAATGCTCCCTTTAATTTGGgctcattaaaataattctagCAACATTGGGAAGTAGAATAGTTATTATTTCCCATCTATGCTTCAGGTTGAAACCTTTCTTCTTACTGCCCTCACTTCCTATACTATATCCTGCCCTGAAGTGCTCTAAAGAATTCTTTGCCAATAACTTGTCATTTGACGatagctcccccacccccacttgtgctccctctctaatataaataaataaatctttaaaaaaaaatccctctgtgACCTGGCCCCTGCCTACATCTCTGAACTTATTTCCTACCACTTGTCCTCTCCGAGTAGTCTAGCTACACTGGGTTCCTTGCTCTTCCTTGAATAAATCATGCTCATTCCAGCCTTTGAACTTGGTGTTTCTTCTGCaagaatgttattattttttttttaagatttcacttatttattcatgagagacacagacagagggagcagcagactctgtagggaggccgatgtgggacttgatcccaggactctaggatcatgacctgagtcgaaggcagatgcccaaccactgagccacccgggtgcccctagaaTGTCATTCTCAtcttagatatttatatatttaatcttcattttcaTATCAGAACCCTACAGGTTAAATAGCTATCAAACCCTAAAGTAACAAATACTCAAGTGGCACAATTTTGGATACTGTAAAGGTTAACTTCAGACATATTTTGCAGCAGAAGAGCTTCACAATGTCTGTGAAGTCACACTATCTCGATGGCCTTCTCTAACTACAGAGGTCAGCTCATACCCTTGAATACGCGGACAGCCCATCGACTCTGGAGCTCTGATGTGGGTATGGTGGCTCCCACTGGCTGGAGGATGCCGATGAAAGCTAGGGATGGTTTCTCTAGTTGAGGAGGAAAGACAAATTTAAACATGGAGCGTTGGCTGTCCAGAACTGttgaattattttccaaaaaggggaaagagaaagtagTGTATCCTGTGGCAAAAATGATAACATCGAGGTCCTCTTCTGTGCCATCTTCAAAGATGGCAGATGTCTCCGTGAACTCTCTCACATTTGGTTTTATCAGAATTCTTCCAGATATTATGTGATTGGGTAGATCATCACTGAAAGTAGCCTGATGGCTCAGAAATCTGgagaataaaaattgaaatccAGGAAAATTAATGTGTCTTTTTAGAAATGAGCTCAGAAAATGCTTCAAATGTTTTTTAGTtgagctaaggaaaaaaagacttacattttggttttagaaaagatttcttttactcaatactttttctgaattatttactgaataaacATTCTGTATTTATTAGACTGCCAATAACATTTACTTAATGCTTATTACATGCAAAGGGAAGATTTCAAAACGTGGTAATAAAAGTTATACCAATGGTAATATTGATATCTAacttctttaaaacaattttttgggGGAGAGATTGTTAAGAGCAGTTGGTGTAAGTGTTCATAATAGAACAGGAAAATCAGATCACGTTCTGATTTCCATCTATTTTAGAACCTAAATACcatctttataaattttactgACATTATTTAATACTGTTAGTAGGTCTCCGCTTCCACCTCTGACCTCCCACAATTTCTCTTCCACTTAGCAGCctgagtgatccttttaaaatgtagagtTATATCCTGATGGGTTTCTGTTTCACTAAAAATGAAACCCAAAGCTATGACCATGCTGTAGCCCTAAAAATCCCTCtgagggtgcttgggtggctcagtcagttgagtgactcttgattttggctcaggttatgatctcagggttgtgagatcaagccctgagtctggctctgtgctcagtggggagtctgcttgaaattctttctctcactctgctccttcccccacctccacatgtgctctctctctaatataaataaataaatctttaaaaaaaatccctctgtGACCTGGCCTCTGCCTACATCCCTGAACTTATTTCCTACCACTTGCCCTCTCCTAGTAGTCAAGCTACACTGGGTTCCTTGCTCTTCCTTGAATAAATTATGCTCATTCCAGCCTTTGAACTTGGTGTTTCTTCTGcaagaatgttattttttttttaatttcatttatttatttatgagagacacagacagagggagaagcagactctatagGGAagccgatgtggaactcgatcccaggaccctgggtcatgaccggagtcaaaggcagatgcccaaccactgagccacctgggcgcccctagAATGTCATTCTCATCTTAGATATTCTCTCAGGACTCACCTCCTCACTTCTTTCAGGTCTGCATTCATATGCTTTCTCATCATGTGAGTATTCCAGAACTATCTCATCTAAAAAAGATTCCTCTCCCCAACTCTGTTTACTATTTCTTCATAGCACATATTGCTCCATGTCATTACATTATGTATTGACTAGTTGGTTTCTCTCCTAATAGAAAGGAGGCCCAGCAAGAGCTAGCACTTTACCTGGCCTTGTCCTTCCACTCCCAGTACCCAGAAACCTACTTGATCATAGTAGGGACCcagaaatattcattaaatttatgTAGGCTGTACACAGTCAATTTTATGTGCTTCCACATTTATATTTCACAGTGGATAGGTGGATAGGGATTACATTATAccaacataaaaagaaagaaagaaagaaaaaatacttaactATACCAGGGTTTAAAGGCAGAGACAAAATTACTCTGTAAAAATCCTAGAACATACCTGTGTTGAGGTAGCAAACCATAAACATCATGGTTAAATCGAGCATTTAATTTATTCTCTGCCCATCTGTTGATTAAGAATGTGGGGTAAAATCTGGTGAGGACAGCATTAAAACGAGTGAAGAGAACAGTGTCCACGGGCATTCCGTTATCCCAGACCCGGTTCCAAATCCACGCACCCCGCCTTGTGCTGAGAAACACCTAGGAGagaatgcaaataaatgaaaaatagatgcCTTGAAATCTAAGAGTTTCCTGTCCCAGTTTTTCAAATGTCTGAATGTAAACATGGAACATACAATCTAAAACAAAACTGTGTGAGGATTTATTCTAATGATGGGCAGACACGGTCCACAGCCCCACATTTGTAGAACAACAAATGAGACGTTTAAATAGGATGGTCTTTGAATCACAGATATCTCTCATTTGGCTCATGAGAAATGGATAAGGACTCTCTTGCTTGTTTTCAAAGACAGATTGATAATTAGAGTCACACAAAATTACACATCTGACTTGTTTGCTATAGTCCCAGAGAACTCCCCAGGCCTACCTCTGGATCTCACTCACtatccttcctctcctttctccaaaGCAGTGTTTGATGCCTGCCATCTCTTAAATTGCAAATCCTGGACAAACATGTTGCAGGAAGACTAGAGATCAACAAATTCACACACACCATTCATCTGCCAATTATGATATTACGGAATTTAGAATACTTAGTTAATCTGTATTCCTTGAAATGTAAGTACAGAAGGAATCAGTTGGGGGAGGTATCAAGTGTCAAGTCGGTGAAAAGGAAAGGGATTTAAAGTGGTTTTCTGATATAGTTCATATTTGTAACTGGAGGCTGAGCTGATGAAGCCTACACTCTCTGGTAAAAATAAGCAATATGGCAgtcattaaaatttgaaatatttatttttattccattctcttTTCAGAAAATGTATTGCCAAGATGTCTACCAAGAAAACAAGTGTGAAGAGGTCATTAACGATCAGGATTGAAGCAGTGTGTGGGTACACCTGACACATATTTCACACAATGCTGACATCTCAGAGGGCAGTGGACAGGGTAACATCGGGGAAAGAGAATTTTAGGAACCAAACCTGTGAAGCTACGTGACTGAGCTCAATTGCCAAATCAGTTCCAGAATTTCCAATGCCGACCACAACGATTTTCTTCCCCCGAAATTTCTCTGGATTCTTGTATTCCAAGCTGTGAATATATTGACCTTTGAACCTCTTGATTCCTGTGGGCAAGAAAGTATTGCTCCAGACTTGGtcattatttcacattattttttgcAGTTTATTGTTGAATTCAAAGACCATCCTATTTAAACGTCTCATTTGTTGTTCTACAAATGTGGGGCTGTGGATAATGTCTGCCCATCATTAGAATAAATCCTCACACAGTTTTGTTTTAGACTGTAAGTTCCATGTTTACATTCAGACATCTAATTTCTGCCTCCTTTTTACTTCCCTAAACCCTGCCAAATCTTCAAAGAATTTGGCTCTAATTTAAGTACTACATCTTCCTTATCCTTCATtcttgttatttgcaacaacTGCCTTAGACCCATTTTCCTGTCTTACTTTCTCCACCCAAGCTTCATCCTTGTCTAGATGTTTCCATCTCTTCCTAGGTCCAGTACACCCTTCCCACCAGCACTATTCACTCTGTTCTTCTACTGGGGAAAAATGCACCAACATCACCCATCAGGATCTGAAGCTAATGTATGAACTTAGAATGTAGGAACTTCATTTTTTGCCTAAAAATCTGCTCTGACTTAAACAAAAACCTCATATGGCAAACCAATGAAGGCTGGTTGATTTTacaaaatttcatcttttaaacaACACTGGGGTCTGCACATATGGGCTTCATTTGCTCCTCTTGTGATGCTGGAGCAAATGACTGACACTCTAGTCAGCCCTGACTGAGGGTCAGTCCTTGCCATGTTCCTTTCTCCCTACAGAATCTGATCCCAAACTCCAGCTTTCCTTTGGAATCAGTCCTTGTGAGCTCCTGGCATGGATCTAATTTTTCCCAAACTCCATCTTTGCAAGTTGGACAGTCCATCAGATTTCTCACTGTGGCTCTTTCAgtatttcctcctcctcttggtCCCACTGTAATCCCTCTCATTTCCTGAAGACAAcctttcctctcatttttatgAAACAACAAAGATCTTAAGTGAGTTTCTCAACACCTAAAAGTTACTGTGTGTTCATCCatccttcctctgtctcctttccccaggagaaaatatttctcttctctttcagaaTGAACCCTTTGCCCTGTGGGTCAAAAATGAAAGGGGGGTTTTGAGGTCAAACAAGCATAGGCACAAATCTCAGCTTTTTCACTACCAGTGACATTTGCAATGTGTAAAATGGAAATGGTTTCACTTAGCTCATGGTATGAGCTAATGGAATGGTATAAAGATCCCTTAAAATGTTCCTTTATAGGACTTGAGAAATAGGTTTGATGCTCTTCTTTAGATATctttaatctttcaaaaaatctttaatttcagCTCACcttctcctatttttattttatttatttataaagattttatttatttattcatgagagagacagagagggaaacgCAGAGAcatgggtggagggagaagcaggctccatgcaggaagtcctacgtgggactcgatcccaggattccaggatcacgccctgagctgaaggcaggcacttaactgctgagccacccaagcatccctccttCTCCCATTTTTAATGAACATCTCTTCAACCTTATTATCTTGCGGCCTCCTCAATGTTTCTCCCTCATACAACCAAAATCAGCTCTTCCTGCAGTCTGCCTATCTCAGAAAATGGCAACTCAGTTGCTTAGACCAACATCATGAGAGCTATCCTCGACACCTCTCTATTACATCTCGCATCCTGTCCATCAGCAAATTCTATCATCTCTATGTTCACACTATACTCAGGATCCAAGCACTTCATTATTTCTCCACTGTCACCCCTCTGGTCCAAACTACCATCATTTCTCACCTGCATTAGTGCAAGAGCCTCTTCCCTGgtctctccatttcctccttACCACCTCCTTCCCCAACTATTATGAACACAGCAGCTGAAGAGATTAGAGCAtgcctctcctctgctcaaaGCCTCCTAACAGCTCTTACCTCACTCAAAGTCAAAGCCAGAGTGCAAACAATGGCTCATTGTCTGTCTACTCTCTGGCATCTCTCCTTCCTACCTCTTTCACTCCCACCACACTGGACCTGTGAGCTACACTCCCACCTCCAGGCTTTTGCATCTGCTCTTCCTTTTGCACAGTGAGCTTTCTCTGGATATCTGTATCACTTCTTCAACTCCTTTGGGCATTTGCTCAAATGTCCCTTTCTCCTGGAACCCTTACCTGGCCGCTCCGTCTGATTTTGCACCACAACCCCCATCCCTAAtatcctttcccttttccataGTCATCACCTCTCACATATTTATCCCATTTTTGTCTGTGTCCATCTACTGCACACACATTCCTCAGGGACAGGGGTTTTGCCTGTTTTGCTCTCTGCTGAGCCTCTGGACACCTGGTGCTGGATAGGTGTTCcttgaatgaatgttgaatgaatgaatacaggaatatttaaatttctaactAACTAACCAGCTAATAGATTTCTCTTGACCAATTTAAATTTCTCTATCTTCTCATACACTGGGACACGGACACTCGTTGCAATGGAAGTGAGAGGAGTCTAGACTCTCCTGAGAAATCC is part of the Canis lupus familiaris isolate Mischka breed German Shepherd chromosome 38, alternate assembly UU_Cfam_GSD_1.0, whole genome shotgun sequence genome and encodes:
- the LOC478994 gene encoding flavin-containing monooxygenase 5-like isoform X4 translates to MPPKRIAVIGAGVSGLGAIKICLEEGLEPTCFEGSHDIGGLWRYEEKAKSSRPSVYESATSNTSKEMTAYSDYPFPDHFPNYLHNSRIMEYLRMYVQHFHLLKHIQFLSKVCSVRKRSDFSCTGQWDVIVETAGKQKSYVFDGIMVCSGLYSDPFLPLQNFPGIKRFKGQYIHSLEYKNPEKFRGKKIVVVGIGNSGTDLAIELSHVASQVFLSTRRGAWIWNRVWDNGMPVDTVLFTRFNAVLTRFYPTFLINRWAENKLNARFNHDVYGLLPQHRFLSHQATFSDDLPNHIISGRILIKPNVREFTETSAIFEDGTEEDLDVIIFATGYTTFSFPFLENNSTVLDSQRSMFKFVFPPQLEKPSLAFIGILQPVGATIPTSELQSRWAVRVFKGLNKLPSVSGMMDDIRKKREKIEKEFLNNPRDTCRVQYVDYMDEIASEIGVKPNLLSLFLWDPKLAKDIFFGPCTPYQYRLQGPGKWAGARRAILTQRERIIKPLRTRTLSHDQPPYSVPFWLKSICAVLLFVLTLIIIKG